One region of Paucibacter aquatile genomic DNA includes:
- a CDS encoding aspartate kinase — MALIVHKYGGTSMGSTERIRNVAKRVAKWARAGHQMVVVPSAMSGETNRLLGLAKELAPAGSSAALNRELDMIASTGEQVSVGLLAIALQAEGLESVSYTGWQVPVATDSSYTKARIESIDDTRVRADLAAGKVVVIAGFQGIDEENNITTLGRGGSDTSAVAIAAAMKADECLIYTDVDGVYTTDPRIVPEARRLHTISFEEMLEMASLGSKILQIRSVEFAGKYRVPLRVLSSFTPWDIDINEEAKSGTLISFEEDEKMEQAVVSGIAFNRDEAKVTLLGVPDKPGIAFQILGPVADANIDIDVIIQNVSHDGKTDFSFTVPRNDYARTLELLETKVGPATNASKVVGDPRICKVSIVGIGMRSHVGVASKMFRALSEEGINIQMISTSEIKTSVVIDEKYMELAVRALHKAFDLDQDEKS; from the coding sequence ATGGCATTGATTGTTCACAAGTACGGCGGCACCTCGATGGGGTCGACCGAGCGCATCCGCAATGTCGCCAAACGTGTCGCCAAATGGGCCCGTGCCGGGCATCAGATGGTGGTCGTGCCCTCGGCGATGAGCGGTGAAACCAACCGTCTTCTGGGCCTGGCCAAAGAGTTGGCGCCCGCCGGCAGCAGCGCCGCGCTGAACCGTGAACTGGACATGATTGCCTCGACCGGCGAGCAGGTCTCGGTGGGCCTCCTGGCCATTGCCCTGCAGGCCGAGGGCCTGGAGTCGGTCAGCTACACCGGCTGGCAAGTGCCGGTGGCCACCGATTCGTCCTACACCAAGGCCCGCATCGAGAGCATCGACGACACCCGCGTTCGCGCCGATCTGGCGGCCGGCAAGGTGGTCGTGATCGCCGGCTTCCAGGGCATCGACGAAGAGAACAACATCACCACCCTGGGCCGTGGCGGTTCGGACACCTCGGCCGTGGCGATCGCTGCGGCCATGAAGGCCGATGAATGCCTGATCTACACCGATGTGGACGGCGTCTACACCACCGACCCGCGCATCGTGCCCGAGGCCCGCCGCCTGCACACCATCAGCTTCGAAGAGATGTTGGAGATGGCCTCGCTGGGCTCCAAGATCCTGCAAATCCGCTCGGTCGAGTTCGCGGGCAAGTACCGTGTGCCGCTGCGCGTGCTGTCCAGCTTCACGCCCTGGGACATCGATATCAACGAGGAAGCCAAGTCCGGCACCCTGATCAGTTTTGAAGAGGACGAGAAAATGGAACAAGCCGTCGTGTCGGGCATTGCCTTCAACCGTGACGAAGCCAAGGTGACCCTGCTGGGCGTGCCGGACAAGCCGGGCATTGCCTTCCAGATCCTGGGCCCGGTGGCCGATGCCAATATCGACATCGACGTCATCATCCAGAACGTCTCGCACGACGGCAAGACCGACTTCAGCTTCACCGTGCCGCGCAACGATTACGCCCGCACGCTGGAGCTGCTGGAGACCAAGGTCGGCCCCGCCACCAATGCCTCCAAGGTGGTTGGCGATCCGCGCATTTGCAAGGTCAGCATCGTCGGCATCGGCATGCGCTCACATGTCGGCGTGGCCTCCAAAATGTTCCGCGCGCTGAGCGAAGAGGGCATCAACATCCAGATGATTTCCACCAGCGAGATCAAGACCTCGGTCGTGATCGACGAGAAGTACATGGAGCTGGCCGTGCGCGCGCTGCACAAGGCCTTCGATCTGGACCAAGACGAAAAATCTTGA
- the tilS gene encoding tRNA lysidine(34) synthetase TilS: MPNLKLNVDLAQPRRVAVAFSGGRDSTALLHCVARQAQVLNRTLEAPVQVLALHVHHGLSSQADAWVQHGQTLCREWAAQGLPVEFRHQRLAGEPAAGQSIEAWAREGRYAALAEMAIEAGATLILMAHHRRDQAETLLLQALRGGGVAGLAGMPRLQQRGGNADLVWARPWLQQGRETIEAYVESQGLSFVEDESNSDPRYSRNRLRMQVWPALAEAFPAAERSLALGAQWAQQALALQREMAEQDLPGLLSPQGLHLPGLRALSPARASNALRAWLLQQTGQVASARRVTELLAREDVESTLSWPCGPGVLHLYREHLSWQPALQAGAPIGEAKLLDLSRPGVYPQPDWSGAWEVVAASDGGVLAESMAQVCMRARQGGEQFQRQPRAVARSLKKAYQSAALPAWHREGPLLLKADTQQVLFAPGLGLDARSWAPPGVPQLQLRWLRLGESEPAPDA, encoded by the coding sequence GTGCCGAATCTCAAGCTGAATGTCGATCTGGCCCAGCCCCGGCGCGTGGCCGTGGCCTTCAGCGGCGGCCGTGATTCGACGGCCTTGCTTCACTGCGTGGCGCGCCAGGCCCAGGTACTGAATCGCACGCTGGAGGCGCCTGTGCAGGTGCTGGCCCTCCATGTCCACCACGGTCTGAGCTCGCAAGCCGATGCCTGGGTGCAGCACGGGCAAACGCTGTGCCGGGAATGGGCGGCACAAGGCCTGCCGGTCGAGTTCCGTCACCAGCGCTTGGCGGGCGAGCCCGCTGCGGGGCAGAGCATCGAGGCCTGGGCTCGTGAGGGGCGCTACGCCGCCTTGGCCGAGATGGCGATCGAGGCCGGCGCAACACTCATCCTCATGGCCCACCACCGGCGCGATCAGGCAGAAACCCTGCTGCTGCAAGCCCTGCGCGGCGGTGGCGTGGCCGGCTTGGCGGGCATGCCCCGCCTGCAGCAGCGTGGCGGAAACGCCGACCTAGTTTGGGCCCGACCCTGGTTGCAGCAGGGCCGCGAAACCATCGAGGCCTATGTCGAATCGCAGGGCTTGAGCTTTGTCGAGGACGAGAGCAACAGCGACCCGCGCTACAGCCGCAACCGCCTGCGCATGCAGGTCTGGCCGGCGCTGGCCGAGGCCTTTCCAGCGGCGGAGCGCAGCTTGGCCCTGGGTGCGCAGTGGGCCCAGCAGGCGCTGGCCTTGCAGCGCGAGATGGCTGAGCAGGACCTGCCGGGCTTGCTGAGCCCGCAAGGCCTGCATCTGCCCGGCTTGCGGGCGCTCAGCCCGGCGCGTGCCAGCAATGCCTTGCGGGCCTGGCTGCTTCAGCAAACGGGGCAGGTCGCGTCGGCACGTCGTGTCACCGAACTGCTGGCGCGCGAGGACGTGGAATCGACCCTCAGCTGGCCTTGCGGCCCCGGTGTCTTGCACCTTTACCGTGAGCATCTGAGCTGGCAGCCTGCGCTGCAGGCGGGAGCGCCGATCGGTGAGGCGAAACTGCTCGATTTGAGCCGGCCGGGCGTCTATCCGCAGCCCGATTGGAGTGGCGCCTGGGAGGTCGTGGCGGCGAGTGATGGCGGTGTGCTGGCCGAAAGCATGGCCCAGGTCTGCATGCGGGCCCGACAGGGTGGCGAGCAGTTTCAACGCCAGCCGCGCGCGGTGGCGCGCAGTCTCAAGAAGGCGTATCAGAGTGCTGCGCTGCCGGCCTGGCATCGCGAGGGGCCGCTCTTGCTGAAGGCCGATACCCAGCAAGTCTTGTTCGCGCCAGGCCTGGGTTTGGATGCCCGCAGCTGGGCCCCGCCGGGCGTGCCGCAGCTGCAGCTTCGCTGGCTTCGTCTGGGTGAGAGTGAGCCTGCGCCGGATGCGTAA
- a CDS encoding acetyl-CoA carboxylase carboxyltransferase subunit alpha, with amino-acid sequence MSKKHFLEFEQPIAELETKIEELRYVQSESAVDISEEIDRLSKKSLQLTKDVYANVEPWQVYQIARHPQRPQTLDYCAEVFTEFQELHGDRHFADDAAIVGGLARFNGQACMVIGHQRGADSKERALRNFGMPRPEGYRKALRLMKLAEKFGLPVFTMIDTMGAYPGIGAEERGQSEAIGRNIFEMAQLEVPIIATVIGEGGSGGALAIGVADQVLMLQFSAYSVISPEGCASILWKSAERASEAASALGITAHRLKAMGLVDKIVNEPVGGAHRDNKQMASNLKRALSDALRQVSDLKPKELLDRRYERLQAYGRFGDTKSR; translated from the coding sequence ATGAGCAAAAAACATTTTCTCGAGTTCGAGCAGCCCATTGCGGAGCTGGAAACCAAGATCGAAGAGCTGCGCTATGTGCAAAGCGAATCGGCGGTGGACATCTCCGAAGAGATTGACCGGCTCTCCAAGAAGAGCCTGCAGCTGACCAAGGACGTTTATGCCAACGTCGAGCCCTGGCAGGTCTACCAGATCGCCCGGCACCCGCAGCGCCCCCAGACCCTGGACTACTGCGCCGAGGTCTTCACCGAGTTTCAGGAACTGCACGGCGATCGTCATTTCGCCGATGACGCGGCCATCGTCGGCGGCTTGGCCCGTTTCAATGGCCAGGCCTGCATGGTGATCGGCCACCAGCGTGGCGCCGATTCGAAAGAGCGCGCACTGCGCAACTTCGGCATGCCGCGCCCCGAGGGCTATCGCAAGGCCCTGCGTTTGATGAAGCTGGCCGAGAAGTTCGGCCTGCCGGTCTTCACCATGATCGACACAATGGGCGCCTATCCTGGCATCGGTGCTGAGGAGCGCGGTCAGTCGGAAGCGATCGGCCGCAACATCTTCGAGATGGCCCAGCTGGAAGTGCCCATCATCGCCACCGTGATCGGCGAAGGTGGTTCGGGCGGCGCCCTGGCCATCGGCGTGGCCGACCAGGTGCTGATGTTGCAGTTCTCGGCCTATTCGGTGATCTCGCCGGAAGGTTGTGCCTCCATCCTGTGGAAGTCCGCCGAGCGTGCCTCGGAAGCCGCCAGCGCCCTGGGCATCACCGCCCACCGCCTGAAGGCCATGGGCCTGGTGGACAAGATCGTCAACGAGCCGGTTGGCGGCGCCCATCGCGACAACAAGCAGATGGCCTCCAATCTCAAGCGCGCCCTCAGCGACGCCCTGCGCCAGGTCAGTGACCTCAAGCCCAAGGAGCTGCTGGACCGCCGTTACGAGCGTCTGCAGGCTTATGGCCGCTTTGGCGACACCAAGAGCCGCTGA
- a CDS encoding DNA-3-methyladenine glycosylase family protein, with amino-acid sequence MVRANAAGVTPDYWDEACRHLVKRDRVLKKLIPQWGEARLQSRADAFTTLARSIIGQQISAKSAQASWEKFVALLPGNAAKIQPAALLAQPTESLRGAGLSARKIEYLRDLAQHFEDGQVHVKQWTQMDDEAIIDELVAIRGIGRWTAEMFLIFHLTRPNVLPLDDPRLIKGISDLYFSGEPVSRAEARELGDAWAPYRSVATWYIWRSLDPAPVQP; translated from the coding sequence GTGGTGCGCGCCAATGCAGCCGGGGTGACCCCGGACTACTGGGATGAGGCTTGCCGCCATCTCGTCAAGCGCGATCGGGTGCTGAAGAAGTTGATCCCTCAGTGGGGCGAGGCCCGCCTGCAAAGCCGGGCCGATGCCTTCACCACCCTGGCCCGCTCCATCATCGGCCAGCAAATTTCGGCCAAGTCGGCCCAGGCGTCCTGGGAGAAGTTCGTGGCCTTGCTGCCCGGCAATGCCGCCAAGATTCAGCCGGCCGCCTTGCTGGCGCAGCCCACCGAGTCGCTGCGCGGCGCGGGTCTGTCGGCCCGCAAGATCGAGTACCTGCGCGATCTGGCCCAGCATTTCGAAGACGGCCAGGTCCATGTCAAGCAATGGACGCAGATGGACGACGAAGCCATCATCGACGAGCTGGTGGCCATCCGTGGCATCGGCCGCTGGACGGCCGAGATGTTCCTGATCTTCCACCTGACGCGGCCCAATGTGCTGCCGCTGGACGATCCGCGCTTGATCAAGGGCATCAGCGATCTGTACTTTTCCGGCGAGCCGGTGTCGCGGGCCGAGGCGCGCGAGCTGGGTGATGCCTGGGCGCCTTACCGCTCGGTGGCCACATGGTACATTTGGCGCAGCCTCGATCCGGCCCCGGTGCAGCCCTGA
- the cysS gene encoding cysteine--tRNA ligase has translation MSSLRIYNTLTRSVQPFAPIEPGHVRMYVCGMTIYDLCHVGHARMMMAFDVVQRWLKASGYRVTYVRNITDIEDKIIKRAVERGISIRELTDEMIAAMHRDIGALGVERPTHEPRATDYVGQMLDLIGTLENKGLAYRASNGDVNYAVRKFPGYGKLSGKSLDDLRAGERVAVDDGKLDALDFVLWKSAKESEPEDAKWASTYGPGRPGWHIECSAMSCALLGERFDIHGGGMDLQFPHHENEIAQSEGALGHSFVNVWMHNGFLNVDNEKMSKSLGNFFTIQDVLKTYDGETLRYFMLRTHYRSPFNFSDANLDDARAALRRLYTALDGLEVPELAEMDWSEPRAAAFRAAMDDDFNTPGALAVLFELASEVNRTRSLADAALLKKLASTLGVLQQAPRQYLQAGASLDEAAIQAQIEARAAAKAARDFAGADRIRAELLAAGIVLQDSAAGTTWSRA, from the coding sequence ATGTCGTCTCTTCGCATCTACAACACGCTGACCCGCTCGGTCCAGCCTTTCGCTCCCATCGAACCCGGCCATGTGCGCATGTACGTCTGCGGCATGACGATTTACGACCTCTGCCATGTGGGCCATGCCCGCATGATGATGGCCTTCGATGTGGTGCAGCGCTGGCTCAAGGCCTCGGGCTACCGCGTGACCTATGTGCGCAACATCACCGACATCGAGGACAAGATCATCAAGCGCGCGGTCGAGCGCGGCATCAGCATCCGCGAGCTGACCGACGAGATGATCGCCGCCATGCACCGCGACATCGGCGCCTTGGGCGTCGAGCGCCCGACCCATGAGCCGCGCGCCACCGATTACGTTGGCCAGATGCTGGACCTGATCGGCACGCTCGAAAACAAGGGCCTGGCCTACCGGGCCAGCAACGGCGATGTGAACTACGCCGTGCGCAAATTCCCCGGCTACGGCAAGCTCAGCGGCAAGTCGCTGGACGATCTGCGCGCCGGTGAGCGCGTGGCCGTGGACGACGGCAAGCTCGACGCCCTGGACTTCGTGCTGTGGAAATCCGCCAAGGAGAGCGAGCCCGAGGACGCCAAATGGGCCAGCACCTACGGCCCGGGCCGCCCCGGCTGGCACATCGAATGCTCGGCCATGTCCTGCGCCTTGCTGGGTGAGCGTTTTGACATCCACGGCGGTGGCATGGATCTGCAGTTCCCGCACCACGAGAACGAAATCGCTCAGAGCGAGGGCGCGTTGGGCCATTCCTTCGTCAACGTCTGGATGCACAACGGCTTCCTGAATGTGGACAACGAGAAGATGTCCAAGAGCCTGGGCAACTTCTTCACCATCCAGGATGTGCTGAAGACCTACGACGGCGAAACCCTGCGCTACTTCATGCTGCGCACGCACTACCGCAGCCCCTTCAATTTCAGCGATGCCAACTTGGACGACGCGCGCGCCGCGCTGCGCCGCCTCTACACCGCGCTCGATGGGTTGGAGGTGCCGGAGCTGGCCGAGATGGACTGGAGCGAGCCGCGCGCCGCTGCTTTCCGCGCGGCCATGGACGATGACTTCAACACCCCGGGCGCCCTGGCTGTGTTGTTCGAGCTGGCCAGCGAAGTGAACCGCACGCGTTCGCTGGCGGATGCGGCCTTGCTGAAGAAGCTGGCCAGCACCCTCGGCGTGCTGCAGCAGGCGCCTCGCCAATACCTGCAGGCCGGCGCCAGCCTGGACGAAGCCGCCATTCAGGCGCAGATCGAAGCCCGCGCCGCCGCCAAGGCCGCGCGTGATTTCGCCGGTGCGGATCGCATCCGCGCCGAACTCCTGGCCGCAGGCATCGTCTTGCAGGACTCCGCCGCTGGCACCACCTGGTCGCGAGCCTGA
- a CDS encoding tetratricopeptide repeat protein, which produces MPDQTLPSPLLPTPRRQPWLQARRPLLTALLTLGLLAPAWSQASELDIAQRQWLAGQRQQAVGTLEAALKQTPDELKLRFALGVMRMELGQLSSAQQIFIQLTEDFPDLADPYNNLAVIHAGQGDLDRARNELEQALRLQPSHAQAQENLGDVLLRQALRAYQRAQEAMAAPSTSLALKLKRTHDLLQEASSRSR; this is translated from the coding sequence ATGCCCGACCAAACTCTGCCCTCCCCCCTGCTTCCAACACCCCGCCGGCAGCCTTGGCTGCAGGCTCGGCGGCCGCTCCTCACCGCACTGCTGACCCTCGGCCTGCTGGCACCGGCTTGGAGCCAGGCCAGCGAGCTGGACATCGCCCAGCGCCAGTGGCTGGCCGGCCAGCGCCAGCAGGCGGTGGGCACGCTGGAAGCCGCCCTGAAGCAAACCCCTGACGAGCTGAAGCTGCGCTTCGCCCTGGGCGTGATGCGCATGGAATTGGGTCAGCTGTCCAGCGCCCAGCAGATCTTCATCCAGCTGACGGAAGACTTCCCCGACCTGGCCGACCCCTACAACAATCTGGCCGTCATCCATGCCGGCCAAGGCGACCTGGACCGGGCCCGCAATGAGCTGGAACAGGCCCTGCGCCTGCAGCCCAGCCATGCCCAGGCCCAGGAAAACCTCGGCGATGTGCTGCTGCGCCAGGCCTTGCGGGCCTACCAGCGCGCGCAAGAGGCCATGGCCGCCCCGTCGACCAGCCTTGCGCTCAAACTCAAGCGCACCCACGATCTCTTGCAGGAAGCGTCAAGCCGCAGCCGCTGA
- a CDS encoding peptidylprolyl isomerase, with amino-acid sequence MPRNFVQSLSRRLALFSLAALAVCSAEAQAPLATPASAAAVPQINPTVFVRLSTSEGEIRIGLDADKAPKTVANFLQYVKAGHYNGLIFHRVIENFMIQGGGFTKDLQQRPTKPPIPLESRNGLKNLRGTLAMARTSDPNSATSQFFINTVDNAFLDADNSRDGNGYAVFGQVLEGMDVVDKIRATPTTAQGPHQNLPQTPITITKALVEPKK; translated from the coding sequence ATGCCAAGGAATTTTGTGCAGTCCCTGAGCCGCCGCCTGGCCCTGTTCTCGCTGGCCGCCCTGGCCGTCTGCAGCGCCGAGGCCCAAGCCCCGCTGGCCACGCCAGCCTCGGCCGCGGCCGTGCCGCAAATCAACCCGACCGTGTTCGTGCGCCTGAGCACCAGCGAAGGCGAGATCCGCATCGGCCTGGATGCCGACAAGGCGCCCAAGACCGTGGCCAATTTCCTGCAGTACGTGAAGGCCGGCCACTACAACGGCCTGATCTTCCACCGCGTGATCGAGAACTTCATGATCCAGGGCGGCGGCTTCACCAAAGACCTGCAGCAGCGCCCGACCAAGCCGCCGATTCCGCTGGAATCGCGCAACGGCCTGAAGAACCTGCGCGGCACCCTGGCCATGGCCCGCACCAGCGACCCGAACTCGGCCACCTCGCAGTTCTTCATCAACACGGTGGACAACGCCTTCCTGGACGCTGACAACTCGCGCGACGGCAATGGCTACGCCGTCTTCGGCCAGGTGCTCGAAGGCATGGACGTGGTCGACAAGATCCGCGCCACGCCCACCACGGCCCAAGGCCCGCACCAGAACCTGCCGCAAACCCCCATCACCATCACCAAAGCCCTTGTGGAGCCCAAGAAATGA
- a CDS encoding peptidylprolyl isomerase, with product MSKIVELHTNHGLIRVELDDVKAPISVANFLSYVNNGHYNGTVFHRVIKGFMIQGGGFEVGMKQKQTAGEIQNEANNGLKNDHYTLAMARTNAPHSATAQFFINTTNNGFLNFKSESSQGWGYAVFGRVIEGKEVVDAIEKVKTGRSGFHDDVPLENVVIERAVEVAA from the coding sequence ATGAGCAAGATTGTTGAACTGCACACCAACCACGGCCTGATCCGCGTCGAACTCGACGACGTCAAGGCCCCGATCTCAGTCGCCAACTTCCTGTCCTATGTGAACAACGGCCATTACAACGGCACCGTGTTCCACCGCGTGATCAAGGGTTTCATGATCCAGGGCGGCGGCTTTGAAGTCGGCATGAAGCAAAAGCAGACGGCGGGCGAGATCCAGAATGAAGCCAACAACGGCCTGAAGAACGACCACTACACCCTGGCCATGGCCCGCACCAACGCGCCGCACTCGGCCACCGCCCAGTTCTTCATCAACACCACCAACAACGGCTTCCTGAACTTCAAGTCCGAGTCCTCGCAAGGCTGGGGTTATGCCGTGTTCGGCCGCGTGATCGAAGGCAAGGAAGTGGTCGACGCCATCGAGAAGGTCAAGACCGGCCGCTCGGGCTTCCATGACGATGTGCCGCTGGAAAACGTGGTCATCGAACGCGCGGTCGAAGTTGCGGCCTGA
- a CDS encoding UDP-2,3-diacylglucosamine diphosphatase: MPAEWRRLDFLSDLHLSPDTPATLAALAAHLQDSSAEAIFLLGDIFEVWIGDDARHQDFEASCVELLHAASQRHTLFFMAGNRDFLVGPDMLAACGMQALADPTVLNAFGQRWLLSHGDALCMDDKPYQAFRAQARSAAWQAQFLARPLEERRALARQMREASQAGQAEMSVYADLDSAACVQWLQASGCSDLIHGHTHRPARHELAPGLRRHVLSDWDFEGAKPRGDLLRLRHAGLRRIDLA; encoded by the coding sequence GTGCCCGCCGAGTGGCGCCGGCTGGACTTTCTGTCCGACCTGCACCTCTCGCCGGACACGCCAGCCACCCTGGCCGCTCTGGCCGCCCATCTGCAGGACAGCAGCGCCGAGGCGATCTTCCTGCTGGGTGATATCTTTGAAGTCTGGATCGGTGACGACGCCCGGCACCAGGACTTCGAAGCTTCTTGCGTGGAGTTGCTGCACGCGGCCAGCCAACGCCACACCCTGTTCTTCATGGCCGGCAACCGCGACTTCCTCGTCGGCCCAGACATGCTGGCCGCTTGCGGCATGCAAGCCCTGGCCGACCCCACGGTGCTGAACGCCTTCGGGCAACGCTGGCTGCTCAGCCATGGCGATGCCTTGTGCATGGACGACAAGCCCTACCAGGCCTTCCGCGCCCAGGCGCGCAGCGCCGCCTGGCAGGCGCAGTTCCTGGCTCGCCCCCTTGAAGAACGCCGCGCCCTGGCCCGCCAGATGCGCGAGGCCAGCCAGGCCGGCCAAGCCGAGATGAGCGTGTACGCTGACCTGGACAGCGCCGCCTGCGTGCAATGGCTGCAAGCCTCCGGCTGTAGCGACCTGATCCACGGCCACACCCATCGGCCAGCCCGGCACGAGCTGGCGCCGGGTCTGCGCCGCCATGTGCTGTCGGATTGGGATTTCGAAGGCGCAAAGCCACGCGGCGACCTGCTGCGTTTGCGGCACGCCGGCCTGCGCCGCATCGACCTGGCCTGA
- a CDS encoding M90 family metallopeptidase yields the protein MGWLSHVLARLQALPGAWRRQREQRTVERLAIPEPLWQLTLLRYPFLAQRSAEDLNELRRLCSLFLDSKEFHGAAGFEVSDEVALAVAAQACLPVLRLGLAWYDGFVGIVMHESEVLARREVMDEDGIVHAFDEELAGEAMEGGPLMLSWQAMAAHPDPALDPGDSIFNVVIHEFAHVIDMRDGWADGVPPLPSLAERERWLDVIEPEWQAFCARVDAGEATLIDPYGAESLEEFFAVAVEAFFVAPTELRQEQPSLYRLLAGFFRQDPAA from the coding sequence ATGGGCTGGCTGAGCCACGTTCTCGCGCGTTTGCAAGCGCTGCCCGGCGCCTGGCGCCGGCAGCGCGAGCAACGCACCGTGGAGCGCCTGGCGATCCCCGAGCCGTTGTGGCAGCTGACCCTGCTGCGCTACCCCTTTCTCGCCCAGCGCTCCGCCGAAGACCTGAACGAGTTGCGCCGCCTGTGCTCGCTGTTTCTCGACAGCAAGGAGTTCCACGGCGCGGCCGGCTTTGAAGTCAGCGATGAAGTCGCCCTGGCCGTCGCGGCACAGGCCTGCCTGCCGGTGCTGCGCCTGGGGCTTGCCTGGTACGACGGCTTCGTCGGCATCGTCATGCATGAGAGCGAAGTGCTGGCTCGGCGCGAGGTGATGGACGAAGACGGCATCGTCCACGCTTTTGACGAAGAGCTGGCCGGCGAAGCCATGGAAGGCGGGCCCTTGATGCTGAGCTGGCAAGCCATGGCGGCACACCCCGATCCCGCCCTGGACCCCGGCGACAGCATCTTCAACGTCGTCATCCACGAGTTCGCCCATGTGATCGACATGCGCGATGGCTGGGCCGATGGCGTGCCGCCCCTGCCCAGCCTGGCTGAGCGCGAGCGCTGGCTGGATGTGATCGAGCCCGAGTGGCAGGCCTTCTGCGCCCGCGTGGACGCAGGTGAAGCCACCTTGATCGACCCCTACGGCGCCGAGAGCCTGGAAGAGTTCTTCGCCGTGGCGGTGGAGGCCTTTTTTGTGGCGCCCACCGAGCTGCGCCAGGAGCAGCCTTCGCTGTACCGGCTGCTGGCCGGCTTCTTCCGGCAAGACCCGGCGGCCTGA